Below is a window of Candidatus Poribacteria bacterium DNA.
TTTACCAAGTTATACGCAAAATGTCAATAACTTCTAAATGTAAACAATACCTATAATTCTCTGCGTGTTGATTTGCACGTTGGTTGCATGCCAAAAAACGCCACCAGTGCCAATCACCTTAGAAACTATCGAACCTAAACAGAAGCGTGTAGATGAAATACGTCCGCGCCAAACCCCCGTTAGAATTGAGAGGAATCCTGACAAAACTTATAGCGTCGGTGATAAACTACCCGACGAACTCTATGATACAGAATCGAACAAGAAATTCACTCATCAAGGGGATCTTATCATCTCTGTTATAGAGAAGTACAATGATAAAGTTGCGGGTTCATTAACTTTTAGAGGTGTCCTAAAGTTAGAAAACGGAACTCAATATGAAGCCCCTGAGAGATGTGTTATTATCTTTCCTGAAGGAAGGATAGAAGCAGGGCATATTAACGTCTACAGATAGGGACTTCGTAAGGAGGCGAAACAACGTAGCGAACCCTTGTTCATATCGGAGGTATCACTACATGAAAATACCCTTGACTCTATTTATCTTATCCGTGCTGTGTGTTATATTCATCTGTCCACTACACATGAGTGCCGGACAGAATTTGAACGTTGGTGAACTCCCTACAGTTCGGATGATCTACTTTCTGCCCAATGACTGGCTATACCGTCCCAAAGTCGTTCAGGAGATGAAAGATAGTATCCGCACCGCTCAAAACTTCTTTGCCGAGCAGATGCAAGCACACGGCGAAGGCAAGAAAACTTTTCGCTTTGAAACCGATCGTCAGGGGGCCCCAAGGGTGCGTCTCGTAAATGGGAAATCCCCCTTTAGCCACTATGACAACACCGCTGGCGATGCTGTAATTGAGGAACTGGAGCAGGCATTTGATTTTGGGGCGAATATTTACTTCATTGTGCTTGGGGCTGGGAAACTTCCTTACCTTCGTAATGGCGGGGGAAGTGGGCGCGGAGGTCGACGAGGAAAAATTGGTGGACTCGTAATAGTGCCTGATCAATTTACCTGGGGAACGGTGGCACATGAATTGGGACATGCCTTCGGATTGCATCACGATTTTCGGGATGATTCGTACATCATGTCGTATGGGGCCCGTCAAGATCCTTCTCTATCTGCAGCAGCAGCCGAATATTTGGCTGTGTCCCCATTTTTTAATCCTCGCATTCCCACGGCATTTATGTCACCACCAACCGTTGAGCTCATTTCCTCGCCTACATACGCCGCAGGATCAAAAAGTATACCCCTTCGGTTCAAAGTCGAGGATTCAAGTGGACTTCATCAAATCTTACTTGATCGAATCTCACCAGGTGCTCACGTTGTGACTGGAGAACTCCAAAAATCTCGTGGATTGGCAGGGAAAACAGAAGCTGTTGTTGAATTTGAATATGAGGGTGGTGTTACTTTTTCTCATGTAAATTCCAAGGGTAGCTTTACAGATTTTGTAAGTCTTTCCGATGCTGCGATACATCATGTTGGTGTTAGGGTGATTGATACATCTGGAAATATCAGCGTGTCTATTTTTCGACTTTGGGAACAGTCACATCCTGACGCTGATGATGCGCCACAGGAACCCAAAGTTGTATCCATCACCGACGCGAACTTGGCAAAGGCTGTCCGAAAAGCCTTGGGACTCAAAAACAAAGGTCCTATCACAAAACAAGATATGTTGAAACTTGACGTATTAGATGCCAGGAACAGTCAAATAAAGAACCTCACGGGACTTGAGCATGCCAAACAACTCACCCGATTAAGACTCGATCGAAACCAAATTCGGGACTTAAATCCGCTTTCAGGCTTAACGCGCCTAAAAACGCTAACGCTTGATGAAAACCAAATCAGCAACATCGGTCCCCTTACAAAATTAACGCAATTAGATTGGTTGTTGATTGGTGGCAATCCGATAAAGAACGCCGGTGTCCGACTGATTGCCGGATTTAAGCAACTCAGAGGGTTATCCCTCTATGATAGTCAGATAAGTAACATCACACCGCTGGCAAAATTGACGAAACTCGAAAGTCTCTGGCTCGACTATAATCAGATCCGCGATGTCTCGCCGCTTGCGGGATTAACGAATCTTCGGACGTTATATCTCCGAGAGAATCAGATCCGCGATATATCTCCGATCGGGAAGTTGACGCAACTGACGAGTTTACGGCTTGCCGATAACCCGATAGCAGATGTGGGTCTCCTTGCGAGTCTTCGGAGACTTGAAGATGTGGATATTGAGATTCCGCCTGCCGCTCCGAGCCTTGCCGATTTTGCGCCCCCGCCTGATGTCACATCGTTGTTCGGCAACTATCCGAATCCGTTCAACCCGGAGACGTGGATACCGTATCAGTTGGCATCGCCTGCGGATGTGAGCATCACCATTTATGCTGCTGATGGCGCGTTGGTGCGCACATTGGATTTAGGGCATCAGTCTGGGGGACACTATGATTCTGGGAGCCGTGCGGCATATTGGGATGGTAAAAACGAAGTCGGGGAACCTGTCGCAAGCGGTGTCTATTTCTATACATTGACAGCAGGTGAATTTACTGCCACGCGTAAGATGTTAATACGGAAGTAAATTTTCTTTGGGGGTTGGGCAAAAGTAGTAGACACCGTCGTTTATCCGCGCGGACACTAAACACCGAGTGTCTACTATTTTGAGACCGATTGTGTAAGTATAAACCTCTTTTCAGGTCTATTTCATCCCTTTTGAATGCTAAACGAGCATTCGGCATTGATTCCTCTACAAGTTATATTTCTGTCAGTTCTGGGATGTGTTCGTCTTCATATTTTTCTATCAATACACCGATGATTTCCATTAGGGAGGCTAATGGATGACCTTCATCTTCTCCTACGACATCAATTAAATTGTCTAATACCTCTATAAGTCGTTGGTATTCACTTTGTCGATGGGGAACAAAAATAACTTCTGTTAGTAGTGGTCATACATTTTGAGCAGTTTGTACTTCCGTTGCCATGGTTCATTCTCTCCATTTGCTTTTGTTATATTCAGCAGAGCAGTCTACCACAATTTGATTCAAATAGCAAGTTTAATAGTTTTTTCATCTATCCCCATTTTCTTTTTAAGGATTGTGTTGAAATTGAATGCCGCTGGCTAAATGAGAAAAAATCTTGATTTTTTTCCATAAAGGCGAGTATAATACTCCTATGCCGGACGCTTGGAGGCAACTGTGCAAGAATCACCTTTATTACGGGCTGTGTGCCGATCGCGAAGCAGCGCTGCGTGCCAATCAGACCGGGCCGCGTGTTAAAACTGTCAGGTTGTAGAAAAATGGAGAAAAAAGCAATGAACGGTGATACGATAACAACGAAAGAGATGTTTGAGTTACTGCGTGCTGATATACAAAATCAGTCTTCAGAACTCAAGGGGCAGATCACGGGACTCAAAACACAGATTGCCGAGGTCCGATCCGAACTCAAAACAGATATCGCTGATGTCCGCTCCGATATTCAATCTTTAGACGATCGACTTCGGAACGTTGAAACTGCTGTAGCGGGAACGACAGCCGTTGCGACTTACAAGAAAACATTGATTGATTGGTTATTTCGTATTGCAGCCGCAGTCGGTGTCGGCGGAGCAATCAAGGCGTTTTTGTCTTGAAGGCGATCATGTTCTATTCCAACAGATAGATGTGAATTGTCCTGTCTTTCGCACGTGAGAAGGCAGGCAAGGTCTTTACAAGGTGCCCGCGTTCGCGAATCCAACTGCGGACCTCCACATTCGCATCGAAAACGTTAAAACTCGCCACGTCTACAACAAACCACAATCGCGCTTTTCCAGAAGATTCCCACTGTTTCTCGAAACCTGCTGCGTCGTCTAACAATTTGCCTATGTAGACGGGCATCAGTTCTGGAAGGTAATACCGACCCATCTCAGGTTCTGAAAGCACTACGCTATCCGTTGGTCTCTTTTCGGCTTCAATCGCTTCAAACGCCTCCCGCCATCTCGGTCGCCCACCGTTTTCGATCTGAAAGTAGAGATAGACCTGTGAGAGCAACGTCACCACCAGAACACATGGCATGAGCATCCCCAGTATTTTTCCACCTGATTGTGATTCTATTGCCCCCCAAACCCTTTCGCACGCAATACCAGCGAAAATAAAATAGGCAGGAATCGTCCAGAATAAGTAATAACCGGCGACATTTTGAAATTGCGATGCTATGAGAAAGAGTGCCAGCGGTACACCAGCGTAGCAGAGTAAAAACCGTACAGACCTGTTGAGTCCCATCGCGACGCAACCGAAAAAGGCAGTAACTGCTATCGGCACGCTCATCCCGTGGACGAGCGTTAGCACAATATAGAGTGGGCTTCGCTGCCATACATTGCGTCCCCACCCGGAGAAGAGATAGTCCCGAACCTGTGGAAATATCAGTGCGAACACCGGCATCGCGAAAGGGATAAAGAAAATAAGCAGATTCAGCCACCGTTTTTTGTTGGATTTTTCTGATAGACAGACTACCGCATAGACGGCTAATGCTGGCACAATTACAACGGAGAGGATGTGCGAGAGAATTAGACAAAAACAAGAAAGGAGTGCACCTATCGTCAAAAGCGTCGAATCGCGTTCGAGGGACAGATAGAAGCACCACGCTGTCAGGACTCCAAAGAGTAGTGTAAAGACGGGATAACGGGCGTTCTGTGTCCAAAACAGATGCCAACTTGAACACGCCATAAACGTGCTACCAAGAAGTCCAATTCGCCAATTGAATAGCGTGCGTCCTAACCCAAAGACTGCAGGAATTGAGACGATCCCAACAATACACGGAATCAAACGACTCCCCCATTCACTATCACTCGAAAGCGCGATGGATAATTTTACTGCCAGATATGGAACAGGGTTTGGAATGCCCTGCCAACTCTCCAACGAGAGTTTCTGTGCATCTTTAACAGTAAAGACCTCATCGATCCAAAAACTCCACTCGCCCAAATTCCAGAAACGGAGGAGTGCCCCGAATATTACAACAGTGCTTAAAAGCGCAATATGCTTTTTTTTTGGGCAATCTTTTGTTGAAAATTTCAGCATTTTTGTTAGAAATCTGTCTCCTCACTTAATAGTGAATGGTTAATGGGTAAGAACGGTTTGTCGCAAGAACACATTGCGCTAACCGCTATAACGGGAACTACCAACCACCAACCACTAATAACCAATAACCAATTGGCACGCGTTTTGCTTTAAGCGACAATAGGTGCGCAAGATGTGCTGGTGAAAGCCTGTTGTTTGCAGGCGAGTATATCAGAAAATTATGTCGGAGTCAAGAGGCTCCGTTCTAAATAGAAACCTGAACTGGCACGATAGCACCGTGATTGTCCGTTAACTAAATCTACACAACACCCATGCACGCTTTGGTGTGCACAAGGAGATTTTAATGAAAACGCATACATTTTGGTTCGCTCAGTTGTTAGCAGTCGTCTGTATTTTCGCCGTCGGTAGTATCCATACTGCCTATGCAGATGCACATGAAGCCGGTGAAGAGATGGCGGAGGAAGAGGCATCAAGTGCTTCGGGTTGGTTCCGTACTGACACAGATAGTTTAGGCACACAGATATGGGTGGGTGCCAGTCATTCTCCAAGTTTCCTCGGCGGTCTCTCATTAGATACCGACATTTATGTTGTTGGGACGTTCGGTGAGTTAGATATTGGACTTGGTATTCCGGTTGTTGATAGCGACTCACTGTCACTTAGTTTCCTTCCCATGGTAGGTATTGGGTTTGATTACGCTGCACCGAACGGGCCATCTTCCTTGATTGCCCCGCAGTTGTTTACGTATCTCACCGCTGGTTCCATCTATTTTGAGTCATGGATACAAGGGTTCTTCAATTCGCCTTTTGATTATGGTGACGATTCGATCTACACCCGAAATTTTTTACTTCTGTCGCTCAACGATACACTCTCTGTTGGTCCACAGGTAGAAGTAACGCTTGATTTAACCAACGGCGGACTCGGGGGTCTTGCTCCCGGTCTTCGGGCAAATGTTGCCTACGGTGAAAATAACACCCTCGGAGTCTTCGTCGGCTTTGAGACCCAAAAAGAGGACGAGGATACAGGAATTACTGGCAGAATGACATTCGTTCGCTCGTGGTAAAGACGCGAACTATCAGTTGTTAGTTATCGGTTATTCGTAAAAAGAGGCGTGTGATGGATCAGTCCTTCTTTACTGACTGCTAACAACTGACTGCTGTTCTACAAGGAGATATTTCAAATGAAGAAAAAGGTGATTATAGTCGTTTTTGCCCTTACCTGCCTATTAAGTCTAAACGTTTTCGCCTTAAATGGAGCTATTGAGGGCGAGAAGGTTTCTGACGCAAAATATATGGCTGACACGTTATGGGTGCTTGTCGCTGCATTTCTCGTTTTCTTTATGCAAGCAGGATTCGCTATGGTGGAATCAGGATTCACACGCGCCAAGAACGCCGTCAACATCCTTATGAAGAACCTGATGGACTTCTCGATGGGTTCGATCGCATATTGGGCGATCGGTTTTGCTATCATGTTTGGTGCCGGTAATGCATTCATGGGAACAAGTGGATGGTTCGTCCCATCTGATTCTGATGTATTTGGTTCATTGGAATGGAGTTCTGTTCCGACACATGCCGCATGGCTCTTCCAGCTTGTGTTCGCTGCTACTGCCGCAACTATCGTTTCCGGCGCAATGGCGGAACGCACACAATTCAAAAGTTATCTCATTTACAGCGTCTTCATCACCGGTGTTATCTATCCGATTGTTGGACACTGGATTTGGGGTGGGGGTTGGTTGTCAAATCTGGGTATGTCTGACTTCGCGGGTTCAACAGTTGTCCATTCGACAGGCGGTTGGCTCGCTTTGACAGGTGCTATCGTCTTAGGTCCCCGTATGGGTAAATACGATAGTGAAGGCAACCCGAGACCGATTGCTGGACACAATCTTCCGCTTGCCGCACTTGGGGTCTTTATTTTGTGGCTCGGATGGTTCGGATTCAACCCAGGTAGCCAAATGGGTGCTGATGCAGCCGACATCTCCAGTATTGCTGTAACCACCAACCTCGCAGCAGCAGCGGGTGCTATTCTGGCTATGATTACCGCGTGGATATTCCTCGGTAAACCCGATGCTGGTATGTCCCTCAACGGCGCACTCGCTGGATTGGTCGCAATTACTGCAGGCTGTGCCTCTGTGAGTCCAGTATCCGCTGCGATTATCGGTGCCCTGGGGGGTATCGTTGTTGTGTTGAGTGTCCTGTTTTTTGAAAAACTTCGCGTTGATGATCCGGTTGGTGCTATTTCTGTACATGGTACGTGTGGTGCGTTAGGAACGATTCTCCTCGGATTTTTCGACAGTGAAAGTGGCGTTTTCTTCGGTGGTGGATTCGAGCTTCTCTGGGCACAGTTCGTCGGTGTTGTCGCTGTTCTGGTATGGTGTCTCGTTACAGGCTTTATTCTCTTCTACGGTATCAAAGCTGCTACAGGTTTACGGGTTACGGAAGAAGAAGAACAAGCAGGACTGGACTACGAAGAACACGGCGCAAGTGCCTATCCAGACTTCAACGTCTCTGCAATACGTTAAACGTATTTTTCTCATAGCCTTTCGGCTATGAAACGAATAGGGACCGCCCACTGGAAGTTTCACTTTTATCCCTGAGTTTTACTTCATGATTTGTGGGCGTTTCCCTTTTTGCTGTTGTATTTGATTGCCTTTTTTTCTCTGTTGTAGACTATAGTTCACTGGTTATTCCAATAGGAGCGGATGCTACCTTCACAGGATCGAAACGCTGGTGGGACTAAATACACTTGAAATTATCATAATCTTCAGCGTCAAAACTCCGTCCTTTAGGTAGGAGATGTAGACGTTGTTTTCCTTGAAACAAGTGATTGAATCTGCTATAATACGCATTGTAATCGGCATAGGTTGTAGTTGATGCTATGGTAGATACGCTAAACAAGTGAGACAACTACGTAAAAGCCTTACAACTCTATACTTGTAAAAAATCTGCTTGACATACACAGTAGGGAAAGACAGGTCATGCTGAATCCCATTTGAAAATGTGTATCAAACTTTTCGTAAGGACACGTTTGTGTCGCAGTCGGGATAGCGTCTGTTGCAGTAGGCTACGTAAGTCTTTGACTGGAAGCAGTGGTCGTTGATAGCACGAATGCTTCTGTAAAACTTTTGCAGAAGCCTCGCCCTTTAGGACGGGGTCTATCACTACTTGATACCTTCGCTGTATTCTGCTAAAATGGCAAATTAATGCCTGTTATCGTAAAAATCGGGAAATATAACTTCTATCTGACAAACTCACTTTTTTGCTGGATGAAATTTTGGAACTCACCAGCGAAAGTGTACCCTTAACTGAATAGTAGACAGAGCAGTCTGCTTTATAGAACAACGGAACAAGCACCATTTGCTTGTGAATATTATGGAGGATCCCAGATGCGACAACGATGTGCATCGACGTCTGCGAAAAAACGATCTGGTTACACACGAATTAGAACACTAATTGTTATTCTTTTACTTTGTGGCGTGCCGAGTTTGGCGATGGCACAGGAGGCTACACATGATTCAGGCGACACCGCTTGGATGCTTACCTCAACGGCTCTCGTCCTATTTATGACTATCCCCGGACTCGCCCTCTTCTATGGAGGACTCGTACGCGTCCAAAATGTACTCTCTGTCCTTATGCAATGTTTCGCATTGACAGGGTTGATTACTATTATATGGGTTATCTGTGGCTATAGTCTCGCCTTTAACACCGTTGGTATGGAGGCAGGAAAAATCACACTCACCTCCTTTGTTGGCGGGCTTGGTACGATGTTCCTGCGCGGTATCGGTGTAGATACTCTCTCTGGGACTATCCCTGAAACCGTTTTTATCACCTTCCAACTCACATTCGCGATTATTACACCTGCGCTGATTGCTGGCGCGTTCGCTGAACGGATGAAATTCTCCGCGATGCTCATCTTCTCTATAATCTGGTCGATAATCGTGTACGCACCGCTCTGCCACATGGCATGGTCTGGCGACGGATCACTCTTTGGCGATATTATCGGGGCACTCGACTTTGCTGGTGGTACTGTTGTGCATATTAACGCAGGAATCGCAGCGCTCATTGCTGCCATCTTAGTCGGAAAACGTCTCGGTTATCAAACAACAGCAATGCCACCGCACAGCTTAACGCTGACCGTTGTTGGTGCATCTATGCTTTGGGTCGGCTGGTTCGGCTTCAATGCCGGTAGTGCTGTTGCCGCTGATGGTGCCGCGGGTATGGCGATGCTCGTCACGCAGATTTCAACTGCAACTGCTGCCGTTGCGTGGATGTTTGTTGAATGGGCGAAACACGGCAAACCGAGTGCTTTGGGCATTGTAACAGGGGCGGTCGCCGGCTTGGTTGCTAT
It encodes the following:
- a CDS encoding ammonium transporter → MAQEATHDSGDTAWMLTSTALVLFMTIPGLALFYGGLVRVQNVLSVLMQCFALTGLITIIWVICGYSLAFNTVGMEAGKITLTSFVGGLGTMFLRGIGVDTLSGTIPETVFITFQLTFAIITPALIAGAFAERMKFSAMLIFSIIWSIIVYAPLCHMAWSGDGSLFGDIIGALDFAGGTVVHINAGIAALIAAILVGKRLGYQTTAMPPHSLTLTVVGASMLWVGWFGFNAGSAVAADGAAGMAMLVTQISTATAAVAWMFVEWAKHGKPSALGIVTGAVAGLVAITPASGSVGPIGALAIGIVSGVVCFWGATSLKAQLGYDDSLDAFGVHGIGGIVGALLTGVFAAEGLGGVGLDKSIGMQVWAQFLSIVVTIIWSGVLSFIILKIVDAIVGLRVEEDEERMGLDLSQHNERGYNLS
- a CDS encoding ammonium transporter, which encodes MADTLWVLVAAFLVFFMQAGFAMVESGFTRAKNAVNILMKNLMDFSMGSIAYWAIGFAIMFGAGNAFMGTSGWFVPSDSDVFGSLEWSSVPTHAAWLFQLVFAATAATIVSGAMAERTQFKSYLIYSVFITGVIYPIVGHWIWGGGWLSNLGMSDFAGSTVVHSTGGWLALTGAIVLGPRMGKYDSEGNPRPIAGHNLPLAALGVFILWLGWFGFNPGSQMGADAADISSIAVTTNLAAAAGAILAMITAWIFLGKPDAGMSLNGALAGLVAITAGCASVSPVSAAIIGALGGIVVVLSVLFFEKLRVDDPVGAISVHGTCGALGTILLGFFDSESGVFFGGGFELLWAQFVGVVAVLVWCLVTGFILFYGIKAATGLRVTEEEEQAGLDYEEHGASAYPDFNVSAIR
- a CDS encoding leucine-rich repeat domain-containing protein: MKIPLTLFILSVLCVIFICPLHMSAGQNLNVGELPTVRMIYFLPNDWLYRPKVVQEMKDSIRTAQNFFAEQMQAHGEGKKTFRFETDRQGAPRVRLVNGKSPFSHYDNTAGDAVIEELEQAFDFGANIYFIVLGAGKLPYLRNGGGSGRGGRRGKIGGLVIVPDQFTWGTVAHELGHAFGLHHDFRDDSYIMSYGARQDPSLSAAAAEYLAVSPFFNPRIPTAFMSPPTVELISSPTYAAGSKSIPLRFKVEDSSGLHQILLDRISPGAHVVTGELQKSRGLAGKTEAVVEFEYEGGVTFSHVNSKGSFTDFVSLSDAAIHHVGVRVIDTSGNISVSIFRLWEQSHPDADDAPQEPKVVSITDANLAKAVRKALGLKNKGPITKQDMLKLDVLDARNSQIKNLTGLEHAKQLTRLRLDRNQIRDLNPLSGLTRLKTLTLDENQISNIGPLTKLTQLDWLLIGGNPIKNAGVRLIAGFKQLRGLSLYDSQISNITPLAKLTKLESLWLDYNQIRDVSPLAGLTNLRTLYLRENQIRDISPIGKLTQLTSLRLADNPIADVGLLASLRRLEDVDIEIPPAAPSLADFAPPPDVTSLFGNYPNPFNPETWIPYQLASPADVSITIYAADGALVRTLDLGHQSGGHYDSGSRAAYWDGKNEVGEPVASGVYFYTLTAGEFTATRKMLIRK
- a CDS encoding glycosyltransferase family 39 protein, whose product is MLKFSTKDCPKKKHIALLSTVVIFGALLRFWNLGEWSFWIDEVFTVKDAQKLSLESWQGIPNPVPYLAVKLSIALSSDSEWGSRLIPCIVGIVSIPAVFGLGRTLFNWRIGLLGSTFMACSSWHLFWTQNARYPVFTLLFGVLTAWCFYLSLERDSTLLTIGALLSCFCLILSHILSVVIVPALAVYAVVCLSEKSNKKRWLNLLIFFIPFAMPVFALIFPQVRDYLFSGWGRNVWQRSPLYIVLTLVHGMSVPIAVTAFFGCVAMGLNRSVRFLLCYAGVPLALFLIASQFQNVAGYYLFWTIPAYFIFAGIACERVWGAIESQSGGKILGMLMPCVLVVTLLSQVYLYFQIENGGRPRWREAFEAIEAEKRPTDSVVLSEPEMGRYYLPELMPVYIGKLLDDAAGFEKQWESSGKARLWFVVDVASFNVFDANVEVRSWIRERGHLVKTLPAFSRAKDRTIHIYLLE